The Candidatus Bathyarchaeota archaeon genomic sequence GACGAGAGTTTAAGAAGTTCAATGTAGAATGGATTCCGCTCCCACGGCCATTCTTGACCCTTAGCGAGATACCAGTCGATTGTTTTCCTTAACCCATTTTCAAGGGAAATTGTTGGCTCCCATCCCAAGATTCGCTTAGCTTTATCGTAATTGGCGCAAAGTCTATCTACATCATATGGGCGAAGCTTTGATTTGTCTTGAACTATTTCAATTTTTTTCTTCCCCATCAGCTGAGCGATTAGGTAGACTAAGTCACGAATTTTGACATCTTTACCAGACCCAATGTTAATGACTTCCCCAACCGCTTGCTTGCATTGACCCGCAATTAAGAGGGCTCTAACTGTGTCAGCGACATAAGTAAAATCTCGGGAGGATTCAACGTTTCCAAGCATTAATTTATTTGAGCGCGCTAGCTGCGAAATCACAGTCGGTATGATATATGGATGCGTCTCCCTTGGGCCATATGTGTTGAATGGTCTTATTATTATAATTGGCATTCCATGCTCCTTGTACAAAGAAAAACAAATTCGGTCAGCCGCCAGTTTACTGACCGCATATGTAGAGTGGGGATTAACCGGATGATTTTCATCCATCGGGACATACTGAGCGGTCCCATAAACTTCAGAGGAGGATACGTGAACAATCATTTCTGGGTCTTCATTTAGAGCTGCAAGCATAAGATTTAAAGTCCCATCAGCGTTAACTGCGAAAAATTCCTTAGGCCGTTGATAACAGAGAGGAATGAATGGCCTTGCAGCGAGGTGAAAGATTATGTTTTGTCCTTTTGTGGCTTTAGCTACTGCCTCTTCTTCCCGAAGATCACCACAAATCACTTTCACTTTAAGCTTCCGAATATTTCGAAGATCTCCAAAGGAGAAGTCGTCAAGCACGGTGACAACTGCTCCACGCTTACGTAATTCAATAACGAGTTGAGAGCCAATGAAGCCTGCGCCCCCAGTGACGAGGACGTTTTTACCTTCATAGGAAGATGGCATTTCGGTCCCCTATTGAGTTTGCTAGACAGTTTTTAAGGCTTCTTTTAAATGTTTGACGATGTATTCTTGATCGTCCCTGCTTAGTAAGTAATGGATTGGAATGGATAACACGGTATCGGAAGCTTTCTCAGATATTGGATATTCCCCACCCTTGTAACCGTAGAGTTGGCGGTAAATGGGTTGGAGATGGACGGAAGGGAAACAGATACGGGTTTCAATTCCGTTTTTCTCAAGGTGGGCTTGGACTTTGTCTCTGTTTTTTACCCGTATTGTGTAAAGAAAATAGCCGTGTTTCACGTAAGGGCTGACGTAAGGTAGCTCAAGCCCTGCAATCTCAGATAGTTGCTCATTATAGTAACGGGCTAAGGTTTGCTTATAGTTCACGATTTTATCTAGTCGTTTAAGTTGAACAACACCCAGTGCAGCTTGAAGTTCAGTCATTCGATAATTATATCCTAGCAGGATATGGTGATATCTGTAATCTTGACCGTGAGTTCGAAGCAGTTTCATCGTTTCAGCCAAATTACCGTCATTGGTAACGATCATTCCTCCTTCGCCAGTTGTCATAGATTTGTTTGGATAGAATGAGAAGCATGCCAAGTGGGCGAGATTGCCGGCTTTCTTGCCTTTATACTCTGCACCATGAGCCTCAGCGGCGTCTTCAATAACTGTTAAACCGTGTTTTTCAGCGATTTCCATAATTTCATCCATCTCTGCAGGATGTCCTCCATAGTGAACTGGAATGATTGCTTTGGTTTTGGAAGTGATTGCTTTCTTGACTTGGTTTGGATCTATATTGTAAGTTTTGGGATCGATATCTGCGAAAACGGGTTTCGCATTTTGATATATAACAGCATTAGCAGTAGCAATAAATGTGAAAGGGGGAACAATTACCTCATCGCCCTGTTTGATGCCGAGTGCAGCCAGAGCGACATGCAAAGCAACCGTACAGTTGGACACTGCAACTGCGTATTTAGCGCCGAGATAATTTGCAAAGGCTTGTTCAAACTCCTCAACCTTGGAGCCTTGAGATAACTGAGCTCGCCGTACGGTTTCAGCGACCGCGGCAACATCCTCATCAGTAATATATGGAACAGCAAATGGAATCTTTCGACTTGGTTCCAATGTGCGTCTCCATCCTAAATCGACTTTCGCTTAAACTGAGAAGCGTAGCCCAGCGCAGAGAACTTTGAAACAGTAAGATAGCCTTCCCAAGCGACTATATTTGCCAGGCCAGCCTGAAATTTATTTAACATTTTCAACCTCCTTGAAAAGCTTCAACCGGTCTTCCAAGCCCCCGCCAAATGAAACCTAATTTTACAGCACTGATGGGATTAATTATTCCTCGAGCATCCACGATACCACATGGTTTACTAACGCATTTTGCAATTTCTTCAAGGTTAATTTGCTTAAAAACGGTATGTTCTGTGGCGACTACAACGCAGTCCGAATTCTTCACGGCTGATAATAAATCGGGTTCCGTGCAGATGCCCTTTGGCGCTTTGGTAACAAATGGGTCGTAGGCTTTGACCGACACGCCTTCCATAGCCAGTTTTCGAGCAAGAGATACCGCTTGGGAACCTCTTAGGTCGCTAACATCTCCCTTAAATGCGAGCCCCAAAATGGAAACCCTTGAGCCTCGCAGCGCCTTTCCCATTTCCTTAAAGGCATCTTCAATTAACCCCGCGATGTGGAGATACATGCGCTTGTTAATTCTTCTAGCAATGGCTGGAAGGCGGATTTCAGCTCCCCTTTCTTTGGCATAAGCCAGAAGGAAAAGGGGATCCTTAGTTAGACAACTGCCCCCTGCTAAGCCGGGACGAAGCATATGCCAATTCCGTACTTCAGGTAAGGTGTTTGCCGCAGATATTACCTCCTGCACGTCAACACCTGTTTTCTCGCAAATTTTCGCAAGCTCGTTGGCGTAAGCAATAGACAAGTCAATCCAAGCATTGTCGGCAAGCTTAACCAATTCAGCTACCTCTGGCTTACTCACTTGAATAGTTTGTACACCCAACTTCGCGAAGATAGTTGCAGCTATTTCTGAACCCTTCTTGTCAACGCCGCCAATGATTTCCGGCAGAATCCTTAACTCTTGGATTGCTTTCCCCTCAGCCAACCGCTCTGGACAGTATACGAGAAGGAAGTCTTTGGTCACTTTTAGGCTAGATGACTGCTCTAGAATGGGCCGTACAACCGTGTTCGTTGTTCCTGGAGGGACAGTAGATTTTAAGATTATAAGCTTGCCTTCTGTTAATCCCTCCCCAACCTGCTTGCAGGCGGCTTTTAGATATTCTAAACTGATCCTGCCACTTTTATCGGGCGGGGTTCCCACAGTTATGATTACTGCATCGCTTTTTCTTGTCGCCCCCGCGACATCGGATGTCGGTGTTAGCCTTCCACTAGCTACGACTTTCTTTACCAGCTGGTCTAATTCAGATTCGTAGAAGGGGGCTTTCCCGCGTTTTACGGTTTGAATAATTTTGGAATCTACGTCCGCCCCAATAACTCTATACCCAATGTCTGCAAGGACGCTGGCAATGCAGAGACCGACGTAGCCTAACCCGACGATACAAATGGTTATGTCGCAATTATTTACCTTAGCCTTAACTTCTTCAGAGCTCATTTTAATAAAGTTCAACGCGATTCAACCCGACTCTAAAACATATTTTAATGTAATTAATGTAAGCTTTGTTAAACTGAAATGATACTGTGGTGCCCGGTGCTGAAAATATTTTTTATAAACTTTGCATGCCGATTGAGGTTAAGTAGGTAGGCGCAAGTTTGAGCTACAAAAATTTGCGAAAGCAGACTGCTTCGTACCTCTTACTCGCATTTATGATTGGAGTGGCGATGGCGCTTGAAGCGGTCTTGCTGTTTATCAATCCGGCGCCTCCAGGAAGCGATCCAGCCCTTAGAATCTGGTCGACCCGCCGACTAGTCCTTCTTGGAGAGACACGGGAACCATATCCTGCATTTGATGTGTCACTGGCATGTATTTGGTTAATCGGATTCGACGTGAATGATTTGTGTATTTGGTTTGGAATCGTGTTGAGCGCGTTAACCGTGATCCCTGCGTTCCTACTCGCGAGAAATATCTGGAAGGGCTCAGTAGCCGGCTATATTGCAGCCTTCCTCACAGCATTTTCATTTGCAATCTTTGAAATGATTAGCTGGGGAGGTTATGCTAACCTTCTGGCAGTCTGGTACATACTTTTAATTACTGCTTTTCTTACGCGCAGCCCCACTGGCGATTTTCGCAGGAAACTCCTCACCTTAACGATTCTTAACGCAGGTTTGATGATGTCGCATTTTTGGAGCTTTTTAGTCTATATTGCCGTGGTCACCGTAGCTGCGTTCACGATGACAGGGTTACAAAAGTGGCTTAACCTTCTGAAGGGGACGCGTCTACCCCTCACAATCTTGGCCTCCATCCCTCTCACAATTTTGATCACCAGCCCGTGGTGGGTGCCTATACACGAATTTCTCATGACCGTTTTTGGAATCGCGTTCGGATCAACATCTGTAGTCATGAGGATGGGTGATTCTGGATATTTCTGGTATTTCCTGCAGCCAAGCGACTTCTTTATGACATTTATCATCATCGGATTCGCCGTAATCTTCATTAAGGCGAGGAAAGGGGGATTAGACTTCTGCCATGGATTGATTCTACTAACATTATTTGTCGTTCCATTGGCATTAACACAAGCCTACCATCTCGGGGTTACAATAGACTATAAGAGGCTCTACTACTACCCTGTCTTGGCATCGTTAATAGCTACAGCAATCGGATTAGTTTTTGTTTTAACCCTACCCCTGAAAGTAAAGATTAGACATCAAACAATCCATAAAATAGTCCACGTTATCACCCCACCGACCATTGTAGCTGTTTTGCTCTACTTTATTATCGGAGTAAACACGATTGCGGTTGGACATTTCTTTCAAGCGACAGTCTACTATCAAACAATTAGAGGCTCCGAATATGGAGCGATTACATGGATCGGGGCTAAAACTTCATCCTCAGCTATAATCGCTACGGGTGCATCTATGGGATGGTGGGTTAATGGACTAACAGGTCGAGATGCTGTGGTTGCGATGCCCCTATCGTTTGTGAGTATCCCATGGCAAGTGCCCAGAGTAACCGCAGCTAACCTCATTCTCAGTAACGCCACCCGAACCTTAGATAATGAAATAATGCGAGTTGAAGAGGCAGGTCCAAACTGGATTTTATACAATCCCATGTTTATTCACACTGAAAGGGGGGCATATACCCCAGTATTATTCTTCAACAATAGACTGATCCGAATTGACTTAAATGAGGAATCATATTCGCTTTCCAGTTTCGCCCACAGGGAGGTTGGATGGGAATATCGAGATGCTAATCAAGCAATACTTAAGGAAATATTCCAAAACTATAATCCAAATGTTAGTGTTGTAAAACGAATAATTTTCTACCGTGGATCGAGATTCGTAGAAGTTAACTACCACATTGAAGCAGCTTCAGGCATCAGCTTAAAAAGCCTTAGGATTTGGGCTTATCCACCTGCAAACATGAATTACACCGATTTGTTTACCGATTTAATGGCTGGGAAAATTCGAAAGAGCTTCGTTAGATGGGTTGGATTCTTAGATCCAGTTAAGCGCACCTGCGTAAGTATAATTACTGATGAAAGAATGCTTGTTAAAGCCTCCACCCAGCCAAACGGAGCTCTGGCAGCGTTAAGCATGAAGGTATACCCAAGCTCAGGTAACATCATAGATGCCACCTTCTATGTAGGAGCTTTTCAAGTAACAGATGAAGACTCAGCCCGTTCCTACTTGAATACGGTTTCAAAGTCCCCAACACAAAGCGTTTTGGGGGTTACCAGCCCAGTGAAGACGCAAGATTATCTTGACGCAATAAGAACATTTGGAGTTGATTACATTTTAACACGTGAGGATATCGCTAATAAATTTCAAGTTGATTCCCACACTAACCTGGTTTACTGCAATGGAAAAATATTCACATTCCGAGTAATCCAAGTTTAAATCACCGCCAAAACAGTGGGAACCCATAAATGCAAGTATGGGATGTAGCTACTTACTATCGCGTGATTTAACATTGAGTGCATGGCTTCTTGGACTTGCTATGCCCTTTCTTACCGGTCTTTTCATCACATTTGCGACTACCCCCTTCGCCGCGAAAAAAGCTGGAATCACCGGTGTTGATATCCATAAACTGACAAAACCAGTTATCCCAGAAATGGGTGGAATCGGCATAGTGACCGGACTTGCAGCGGCAGTAGGCGTATCCTACATCCTCATTCCGACCGCGGGATTGAAGTTTGCCACGTTTTTATTTACCGCTTTAATCGCTGGAGGAGTCGGGGTGATCGACGACCTCTACACTCTTGGACCGCGAGTCAAAACCTTACTGACGGCTATTACCTGCCTTCCAATATTTTTGCTTGGAACCTATAACCCGCATCCATATCTTCCATTTATTGGACCGATACGCCTAACCATAGTTTACCCTTTCTTGCTACCCTTTGCAGTTGCAGTCCCAGCCAACGCAGTGAACATGATGGATGTCCTAAACGGGGCTATGCCAGCCACATGCTCTATTGTCATCGGAACTTTGCTGATATGCTCAATCTTACTTAACCAATATGAGACCGCGGCTATGTGCGCTGCCTTGCTCGGTTGCCTTCTAGCATTCTATTATTATAATCGTTATCCGGCTCGCTTTTTCTCCGGGGATGTTGGAAGCTTAACAATAGGAGCATCGATTGGGGCTCTGGCATTGATCGGTAGAATGGAGGTCGTAACCATAGTGGCTTTGCTACCTTTCATTATGAATGCATTTTATGGGTTAGCGAGCGTCGGACGGCTTTACGAGCATAAAGAAATTGTTTCCCGTCCAATCCTTGTTCTAGAAACTGGCCAACTTGCAGCTAATACCGATCCAAATGCACCTATAACTTTAACAAGAATCATCCTCGCCGCCAGTCCCTTGCGGGAACAAGAAGTAGTTAGGAACCTAGCGGTTCTAACACTGGTCTCCAGTTTTCTAGCTCTGATAACGACGGCATTTGTTTTAATGAGGGTGAGCCCATGAAAGCCGGATTAATTGGCATCCTCCTTTTTGTATGGGCAAGCATGCTATTCGGCATATGGATCATTTGGAAGTTCGTTGTCCCACTACAATTACCAAACCCAGTGTTAGGCGGCGTAACTAAAGTTTCAATAGGCACCGGATTAGCCGTCCTTTGGCTTTGGACTTGGAGGAAAGCTACGATCACCTATTTTTGGCGGACAATCAAGAAGAAACAAGATATGGCTCAAGCGCACGCATAATTACGTCAATTGGATCCTCCATTTCACTAATCAACTTTTGCGCCTTCGCTTTCTGGATCCTGCGAAACGCCTCTGGGTCGGTTAGAATTTGAAGAATTCTTCTCACTATTTTTTCCGGATCAGTAGAATGCGTGATTAATCCTTCCCTCAGAAGGTATTTGTCAACATATGTAAGTTCAGCTGGATAACATGAAATTGTTGGAACACCTAGCAATGCGGCCTCAGCAGTCATAGTGCCACCAGCACCGACGAAGATAGATGCGAAGGAGAGTAAGCTAGGGCCATCGATTACAGTTTCCGGAATAATCACCTGCGCACCAAACGCATTCCTTATAGCTCGAGCTTGGATGCCATAGCGAGGAATAACTACGATTTGCATAGTGTTTCCAACTTTCCCAAGAAGAGTTTGAATTATTGGCGTAATAACTGATCCTTGATCGCTCACTCTTCTAAGGAGATAGGCTGCAAACGTTTCTTCAATCCTAAAGACAATGATTGGTTTGTCTTTGGTAAGTTTCAGTTGATCTAACACCCTGGCATCAGGTTGAAGTGCCCTAATCCAAACGACTGGATCAAGAGCATTATATTGTAAAATCATGTCTGGGGTTGCCCCGAATCTGTACCATGCCTTCAGGGGAATAATTTTCGGGGTGAAAAGGTACCTTGAAACTGGAATGGATAGACGCATCACAGCTTCAGCATGTGGAGAGTCGCTGATACAAAAATGTGGGATTCCTAAGCCAAAGGCAACACGTGCAGCCTCAGGTGAGGAGAAAGAGATAGCCACAGTTGGGCTATATTTTGCGATTAATTTCCCAAGCTTTAAAACCCTTCGGGAACTAGCCTCTAACTTTCCCTCAAGGGTTGGTCCCCCATGCTTTCCCACAACCAACGCCTCAACTTCTTTCAACCCGAGAAGTTGATTGACCTCCCTGTAGCGCCGCGTTGTCCTCAAAACATCATGCCCTTTAGCCTCTAATCTGCGACTTAACTCCCCGAAGAACATAACCTGTTTGGGAGTTAAAATGTCAATCCATACCCGAGCCAAGCACAGCACCAGCTGCAAAACCATAATTATTTCTTCTAAAAGCTTAATGAGGTTTAATGCAACTGAA encodes the following:
- a CDS encoding GDP-mannose 4,6-dehydratase, producing the protein MPSSYEGKNVLVTGGAGFIGSQLVIELRKRGAVVTVLDDFSFGDLRNIRKLKVKVICGDLREEEAVAKATKGQNIIFHLAARPFIPLCYQRPKEFFAVNADGTLNLMLAALNEDPEMIVHVSSSEVYGTAQYVPMDENHPVNPHSTYAVSKLAADRICFSLYKEHGMPIIIIRPFNTYGPRETHPYIIPTVISQLARSNKLMLGNVESSRDFTYVADTVRALLIAGQCKQAVGEVINIGSGKDVKIRDLVYLIAQLMGKKKIEIVQDKSKLRPYDVDRLCANYDKAKRILGWEPTISLENGLRKTIDWYLAKGQEWPWERNPFYIELLKLSSS
- a CDS encoding DegT/DnrJ/EryC1/StrS family aminotransferase; its protein translation is MPFAVPYITDEDVAAVAETVRRAQLSQGSKVEEFEQAFANYLGAKYAVAVSNCTVALHVALAALGIKQGDEVIVPPFTFIATANAVIYQNAKPVFADIDPKTYNIDPNQVKKAITSKTKAIIPVHYGGHPAEMDEIMEIAEKHGLTVIEDAAEAHGAEYKGKKAGNLAHLACFSFYPNKSMTTGEGGMIVTNDGNLAETMKLLRTHGQDYRYHHILLGYNYRMTELQAALGVVQLKRLDKIVNYKQTLARYYNEQLSEIAGLELPYVSPYVKHGYFLYTIRVKNRDKVQAHLEKNGIETRICFPSVHLQPIYRQLYGYKGGEYPISEKASDTVLSIPIHYLLSRDDQEYIVKHLKEALKTV
- a CDS encoding nucleotide sugar dehydrogenase — its product is MNFIKMSSEEVKAKVNNCDITICIVGLGYVGLCIASVLADIGYRVIGADVDSKIIQTVKRGKAPFYESELDQLVKKVVASGRLTPTSDVAGATRKSDAVIITVGTPPDKSGRISLEYLKAACKQVGEGLTEGKLIILKSTVPPGTTNTVVRPILEQSSSLKVTKDFLLVYCPERLAEGKAIQELRILPEIIGGVDKKGSEIAATIFAKLGVQTIQVSKPEVAELVKLADNAWIDLSIAYANELAKICEKTGVDVQEVISAANTLPEVRNWHMLRPGLAGGSCLTKDPLFLLAYAKERGAEIRLPAIARRINKRMYLHIAGLIEDAFKEMGKALRGSRVSILGLAFKGDVSDLRGSQAVSLARKLAMEGVSVKAYDPFVTKAPKGICTEPDLLSAVKNSDCVVVATEHTVFKQINLEEIAKCVSKPCGIVDARGIINPISAVKLGFIWRGLGRPVEAFQGG
- a CDS encoding DUF354 domain-containing protein, whose amino-acid sequence is MARVWIDILTPKQVMFFGELSRRLEAKGHDVLRTTRRYREVNQLLGLKEVEALVVGKHGGPTLEGKLEASSRRVLKLGKLIAKYSPTVAISFSSPEAARVAFGLGIPHFCISDSPHAEAVMRLSIPVSRYLFTPKIIPLKAWYRFGATPDMILQYNALDPVVWIRALQPDARVLDQLKLTKDKPIIVFRIEETFAAYLLRRVSDQGSVITPIIQTLLGKVGNTMQIVVIPRYGIQARAIRNAFGAQVIIPETVIDGPSLLSFASIFVGAGGTMTAEAALLGVPTISCYPAELTYVDKYLLREGLITHSTDPEKIVRRILQILTDPEAFRRIQKAKAQKLISEMEDPIDVIMRALEPYLVSS